A window from Cryptomeria japonica chromosome 1, Sugi_1.0, whole genome shotgun sequence encodes these proteins:
- the LOC131050407 gene encoding GDSL esterase/lipase At4g26790 yields the protein MPSMSHKPVMKLRAESLVLRYVLFSLIITIAQKCDYFLLVGGQTVPAVFMFGDSYGDTGNNDFICTLVVGDFPPYGRDFKDHIATGRLSNGKLMSDYFVEGLGVKEFLPPYLDPKLKAQDLLTGVCFASSGSGLDNLTAHLLEVIPVWKQIEYFKEYKKRIAGLVGEEQATTIIKEAIFFISIGTNDFAANYFLFPIRRLQFTVQEYTDFLLDIYAVYIKELYNLGAFRIALINVPPLGCLPIERTLTSLWNKGACDEEINEAASVFNSGLNAVIDGLKTSLSGLQIVSYDYNKLISEFIANPQKYGLEVVARGCCGTGTIETILLCNKFTPFTCPDASKYLFFDSLHLTQKAYQNISSVFLTTDIPQLL from the exons ATGCCTTCAATGTCACATAAACCAGTAATGAAATTAAGGGCAGAATCTCTGGTTTTGCGCTATGTACTTTTTAGTTTGATCATCACAATAGCTCAGAAATGTGATTACTTTTTGTTGGTTGGAGGACAGACAGTGCCTGCTGTTTTTATGTTTGGAGACTCCTATGGAGATACAGGGAATAATGATTTTATTTGTACGCTTGTCGTTGgtgattttcctccatatggaaGAGATTTCAAAGATCACATTGCCACAGGAAGGTTATCCAATGGAAAGCTCATGTCTGACTACTTTG TTGAAGGTCTTGGAGTCAAGGAATTCTTGCCTCCATATTTGGACCCTAAGCTCAAGGCCCAGGACTTGCTAACTGGTGTCTGTTTTGCATCTTCTGGTTCTGGCTTAGACAATCTCACTGCCCATTTATTG GAGGTGATACCAGTTTGGAAACAAATTGAGTATTTTAAAGAGTATAAAAAGAGAATAGCAGGATTGGTGGGTGAGGAACAGGCCACCACCATAATTAAAGAGGCAATATTTTTCATTTCGATAGGCACCAATGATTTCGCTGCCAACTACTTCCTATTCCCAATTCGTCGACTTCAGTTCACCGTTCAAGAGTATACAGATTTCCTCTTGGATATATATGCAGTTTATATCAAG GAATTATACAATCTGGGTGCCTTTAGAATTGCTTTGATTAACGTTCCACCATTGGGATGTTTACCAATAGAGAGAACGCTTACAAGCCTTTGGAACAAGGGAGCATGTGACGAAGAGATAAACGAGGCTGCATCTGTATTCAATTCAGGATTAAATGCCGTGATTGATGGACTCAAAACTTCTTTATCTGGGCTTCAAATTGTTTCTTACGATTACAACAAACTGATTTCCGAGTTCATTGCAAATCCTCAGAAATATG GCTTAGAGGTTGTTGCAAGGGGTTGCTGTGGAACGGGCACCATAGAAACTATATTGCTGTGCAACAAATTCACTCCCTTTACATGTCCTGATGCTTCCAAATATCTCTTCTTTGATTCTCTCCACCTTACTCAGAAGGCATATCAAaacatttctagtgtatttttaaCTACAGATATTCCTCAACTTCTTTAA